A section of the Salvelinus alpinus chromosome 36, SLU_Salpinus.1, whole genome shotgun sequence genome encodes:
- the LOC139564955 gene encoding transmembrane protein 98-like isoform X2, with protein sequence METVVIVAIGVLATIFLASFIALVVVCRHRYCHPHHLLHHFNSKTSLLPHRPNVDLIGAMETQSEPSELELDDVVITNPHIEAILENEDWIEDASGLVSHCISILKICHTLTEKLVAMTMGSGTKVKAPASLSDIITVAKRISPRVDDVVRSMYPPLNPILLDARATALLLSVSHLVLVTRNACHMSGSMDWIDQSLHAAEDHMVVLREAALASEPERSLPGIDMQREQAI encoded by the exons ATGGAGACGGTGGTGATCGTGGCCATTGGGGTGCTGGCCACCATCTTCCTGGCCTCCTTCATTGCCCTGGTGGTGGTGTGTCGACACCGCTACTGCCACCCCCACCACCTGCTGCACCACTTCAACTCCAA AACTTCTCTGCTTCCCCACAGACCCAATGTTGACCTGATCGGTGCCATGGAGACCCAGAGTGAGCCGTCTGAGCTGGAGCTGGACGACGTGGTCATCACCAACCCTCACATCGAGGCCATCCTGGAGAACGAGGACTGGATCGAGGACGCCTC TGGCTTGGTTTCGCATTGTATATCCATCTTAAAG ATCTGCCACACCCTGACTGAAAAGCTGGTTGCCATGACAATGGGCTCAGGCACTAAGGTGAAAGCCCCAGCCAGCCTCAGTGACATCATCACTGTCGCTAAACGCATCAGTCCGAG GGTGGATGACGTTGTGCGATCTATGTACCCTCCACTGAACCCCATACTCCTGGATGCCAG GGCAACCGCCCTcctcctgtcagtcagtcacctgGTGCTGGTGACCCGCAACGCCTGTCACATGTCTGGCAGCATGGACTGGATCGACCAATCCCTGCACGCCGCTGAGGATCACATGGTGGTGCTGCGGGAGGCGGCGCTAGCGTCCGAACCGGAACGGAGTCTACCTGGAATAGACATGCAGAGAGAGCAGGCTAtctag
- the LOC139564955 gene encoding transmembrane protein 98-like isoform X3, translated as METVVIVAIGVLATIFLASFIALVVVCRHRYCHPHHLLHHFNSKPNVDLIGAMETQSEPSELELDDVVITNPHIEAILENEDWIEDASGLVSHCISILKICHTLTEKLVAMTMGSGTKVKAPASLSDIITVAKRISPRVDDVVRSMYPPLNPILLDARATALLLSVSHLVLVTRNACHMSGSMDWIDQSLHAAEDHMVVLREAALASEPERSLPGIDMQREQAI; from the exons ATGGAGACGGTGGTGATCGTGGCCATTGGGGTGCTGGCCACCATCTTCCTGGCCTCCTTCATTGCCCTGGTGGTGGTGTGTCGACACCGCTACTGCCACCCCCACCACCTGCTGCACCACTTCAACTCCAA ACCCAATGTTGACCTGATCGGTGCCATGGAGACCCAGAGTGAGCCGTCTGAGCTGGAGCTGGACGACGTGGTCATCACCAACCCTCACATCGAGGCCATCCTGGAGAACGAGGACTGGATCGAGGACGCCTC TGGCTTGGTTTCGCATTGTATATCCATCTTAAAG ATCTGCCACACCCTGACTGAAAAGCTGGTTGCCATGACAATGGGCTCAGGCACTAAGGTGAAAGCCCCAGCCAGCCTCAGTGACATCATCACTGTCGCTAAACGCATCAGTCCGAG GGTGGATGACGTTGTGCGATCTATGTACCCTCCACTGAACCCCATACTCCTGGATGCCAG GGCAACCGCCCTcctcctgtcagtcagtcacctgGTGCTGGTGACCCGCAACGCCTGTCACATGTCTGGCAGCATGGACTGGATCGACCAATCCCTGCACGCCGCTGAGGATCACATGGTGGTGCTGCGGGAGGCGGCGCTAGCGTCCGAACCGGAACGGAGTCTACCTGGAATAGACATGCAGAGAGAGCAGGCTAtctag
- the LOC139564955 gene encoding transmembrane protein 98-like isoform X1: METVVIVAIGVLATIFLASFIALVVVCRHRYCHPHHLLHHFNSKSNGLTCWFEAISLWIEQSDFTALRPNVDLIGAMETQSEPSELELDDVVITNPHIEAILENEDWIEDASGLVSHCISILKICHTLTEKLVAMTMGSGTKVKAPASLSDIITVAKRISPRVDDVVRSMYPPLNPILLDARATALLLSVSHLVLVTRNACHMSGSMDWIDQSLHAAEDHMVVLREAALASEPERSLPGIDMQREQAI, encoded by the exons ATGGAGACGGTGGTGATCGTGGCCATTGGGGTGCTGGCCACCATCTTCCTGGCCTCCTTCATTGCCCTGGTGGTGGTGTGTCGACACCGCTACTGCCACCCCCACCACCTGCTGCACCACTTCAACTCCAA GTCCAATGGACTGACCTGCTGGTTTGAAGCTATAAGTCTATGGATTGAACAGAGCGACTTCACAGCACTAAG ACCCAATGTTGACCTGATCGGTGCCATGGAGACCCAGAGTGAGCCGTCTGAGCTGGAGCTGGACGACGTGGTCATCACCAACCCTCACATCGAGGCCATCCTGGAGAACGAGGACTGGATCGAGGACGCCTC TGGCTTGGTTTCGCATTGTATATCCATCTTAAAG ATCTGCCACACCCTGACTGAAAAGCTGGTTGCCATGACAATGGGCTCAGGCACTAAGGTGAAAGCCCCAGCCAGCCTCAGTGACATCATCACTGTCGCTAAACGCATCAGTCCGAG GGTGGATGACGTTGTGCGATCTATGTACCCTCCACTGAACCCCATACTCCTGGATGCCAG GGCAACCGCCCTcctcctgtcagtcagtcacctgGTGCTGGTGACCCGCAACGCCTGTCACATGTCTGGCAGCATGGACTGGATCGACCAATCCCTGCACGCCGCTGAGGATCACATGGTGGTGCTGCGGGAGGCGGCGCTAGCGTCCGAACCGGAACGGAGTCTACCTGGAATAGACATGCAGAGAGAGCAGGCTAtctag